Sequence from the Penicillium oxalicum strain HP7-1 chromosome IV, whole genome shotgun sequence genome:
AGACACAATTCCAGAGAATTGACCAGCAGCGCTAGGTAGGGGTCGGGAAAACTGTGGCGGCGCTTCTGTATGACGTGTGTCACCAATAAGTTCAATCGACGAGGCTAGCAGGTTGAAGTTGATTTTCGCCGTCGAGTTCGAAGCTGCAGCAGAAGGGATAGGTCGAGCACGAGGGGGCGGGGAGCTTTGGCTCGGCGTCGTGACAGCAGATTTCAAGTTAAAATGAACCATCTGCGAATCATCGGACGCAGTAGGCGAAGCTGAGTGATCCCATGAGCCCCACGAGCCCCATTTGTTGTGGCTGCGCCATAGGATCGCAGTGGCCTCAGAGGGCAAGTTTACCTGCCATTTGAGGGCTGAGAGATCGAGGATTCGCAGTGTTCGTCGAGCGCAAGGCCAGCCTTCGGCCATCTCTTCAAGGTTTCGAAGCCCATGAATGATGTCTCTCTGGGCATTTTTCTGGGGGAGATTCAGAAGGTGAATTGTGCAAGCAGTGTGAGCAATGTAGACCACGATATTGCATATTTGTCTCAGTCCGTAAGTGCGTTTGTACATTCTCAATAATTTCGAAATGGCAGATGCTGCTTGTGTGCAGATCTTGCGTGGTGAGACATGCGATGGGAGGGGAGTGTTGGCTCGGCTGTATTTCAAGAAGGGCCGATATAGATGGATGAATAATAGCTGATTGAACATGCTATGATATGTTAACGCACGGTTCAATGCCGCCtcgagaaagggagagaccACTCACTGCATTACGAGTACCTGCGGCAATTGTCCTTCCTTTGGCTCCATTTCTTTTGGCAActccttcttccatgccTCGAGCCGAGTATGGACGTCACTCAATCTTTTGAGCTCTAGCTGCTTTTGCTGTGTTTTTTCCAGCTCGGCTGGATGGTAGAAGAACACAAGAAGGTCACTACTTATCTCGCACAGCTTCGAGATGTGAAATGCCACTGCCCTGGTTCTGGAAGGCTGTGTGTGATCCTGAACGACACCAGCGTCTGTGTACGGCGACCAGAGCTCTGTCTCCTCTCCAGGGAGCACTTCAAACTTGGACACACTCGTGTTTGATGCAGACAACTGAGGCTGTCGACCAAGGTAATTGGACCAACATCTGTGACCTGTTAGCCCTCGGAATTGAATAGCTGAGACATGATTCGCTCCTACTTATCGACAAGATGACAGCCCCAGTAAGTGATTCGCCGGGCGTccacttcttcttcactgAGACTATCCGGACCCATACTGCTTGCGTCCACGTTTAGGCCTAGATCCAAGGCCATACGAAAGCTGAGACCACTGTATACCCAACCTCTGCCCTCTCGCCCGCATCCAGCCTCACGGACCGACATAAGAGCGAATGCCTGTACCGTGCAAAGCTTGGCATTTTCATGTTCATCGTTTTCCAGAATCAATCTCTTGGCTTCCTTGAAGAAATGATCTCCTGCTGTGTTTGGATTTAGAGGGTCCGCGAGTGCCCCGCTCCAGGAGCTGAAATGGCATCCCAGTGCCAACATCGCATTCACAAGCAGTGGCGAGCAGTAAGGACTGGAGACCCCGTGGACATAATCGCGATAAAACATGTCCTTTGCGAGAAGCGTGAAGAAAGGATAGTGCCAGGTGAAATACATCGTAAGAAGGTGACTGATGAGCGAATCGTCGTCAGTCACTCGCGTCCATTGTCGAACGGTACGCGTGTTGTTGGAGACAGAGCTGTTATCCATTGATTTGAATTCGTCGAATTCTGAGCCCGCAGGCAGAAAGATCAGATTGGACGTTCCTCCAATGAGCCTGCGCGTGCCGTCCAACACGAGCTGGCTCATTTTCCCCGAAAGCTCATGCTCAAACTGATCACCCGCGAAGTATTCTTCTTCGGTTAACTGTCTTTCGGTTTCTTCAGCAGAGGCTGCTGGACCAGCCGGTTGAAGACCTCTCTCCCCGGCAACAACCGATTTGGCGACCTCTTCTAGGTCGTCGCATGAGCGGATTTGACGAACGAGATCAAatgcatcttcttcttcatagTTCAATAGTGCTTGGACGAGTGTCTGCAGTGTCGTGTGACGAGTCCGGAGCGTATCGGTATCTTTTTTGTATACACCCTTTCGTCGATGGTCGGAGTTTGGATCATATATGCCTTTTCTCCCGAGTTAAATATGTGCCACTATCTGATGGGCAAAATTTACATACATGGAGTATGATAAACTGATGAACATGCTGCGCAGCTGGGCAGGTTACCATCACACTGAAAATCAAGTCAGCCGGCCACTCGCGAAGTCTACACTTGGGAATGAGACCAACGAACCTTTGATTTTCTGCGACGGCAAGCGATACAGGCGGTGCTCACGCAACGCCTTTTAGGCGCACTCGGTTCAGCGGCCATTGCTAGGTGAACTTTGGGACTGGATAGTAGATGCGCTGGTGGTGTGTCTCTCTCGCCGAGTGATCATTCCACCTTCTTCGGTGCCAGTCTCCGTTTCTTGACTCCAATCTTCAAGAGGATCTGGACTGTTCTTTTCCATGGTTCACTCGACCGAGCTAGCTTTCAGCAGTCTCGCTTCTCAATACCCAATGGGTTCGCAAGGGGCACATAAGATTGCTAGGGTCAGCCACGAGTAGCGATTACAAGCTATACAGGAAGCGGCTGGCCCTGATATCGTGAGTCCGGCTCCAGTGATGGTTGACTGCAAGGTAGTCGATTTTTGCTCCGTTGTCTTTTGCCAACTTCCCAAAGAAATGCCAATTCTGGGACAGCTTATTCAAGTCTTGAGTGTACCTGACAGCAACCAGTATAGATCTGTAGGTCACCTCCAGCCCCGCAGATCACCCCCACACATGAGGTGATGCCGTCAAAATGTTGCGGGGTGATTTGAAATGGTTGCGTAGGACATGGGGTGCCAAGAGATGAGCTGATGGTGATAGAAGCTTATATTTGAAAATTCAAGGATCCAAGAAGTTTCGAGCAGTCTGCATATAGGAATATATCCAGGGTTGCCTAGTCACTCTTGCTTCCAGAGTTACTGAAAGCCAGGTCGATAGGATCATGGACCAAGACGGATGCTGGAACTAGTGGTCTGGATGCCGCAGCGGCGGCGCGGACTGTCAAAGCTGACTCAGCCAACCACTGCCTGCTGATTCCAAATCTTCCAATAGAAAGTTGGATGCTTCATGTAAGGTCCTTCCCCACGCCCACTTTGTGGGATCCCACCCACCTCTTGAGAGAACCATTTCCAAGAAGCGGCATCTCTCCAGATTCGATACCTCCTCCAGCTCACCAGACCAAATTAATTTTGACAATTGATTTTCAGGACGAGATAGACAATCGGATTGTTAGTGGACTGATGATGTACAAAGGTCACGTGAAGCCATGTGATCTCTGTCCGTGTGCGGTAGGTGAGGCTGATCATGGCGGTACAGTGGCACTCGGTCACTATTGCTTGGTCCGTAGCTACAGCACCCGATCTTCCGCTTTCGGGTTGATAGTCGCGGGGCTGTCACACTATTTACGTCGTTTTTGCGTGGTATTCCTGCTGTTTGGACCGATGAGTCTCTCAAAGATATCATCATGTCATAGACCACATGCTTCGAAGCTTCAGTGGTCAATAACTGAAGTACCAAATGTTGACTGAGAGGGCTTTTAAACGACCACGGATGGACGAGGCCTAGCTAGAGGAACACTGAACACTGCTGTGAGCTTTGAAAGGGTGTGACCGTGTTTCTTTCCAGACAATGGGACATGCTTACACGCGCTGAGTGTACTACTTAATGTTGAGCTATTGTAGCTCTATGTGTGATCACCAGGGGGCCAAAGTCAACACAGTAGCAGCAGCTGGGTCCTGTTCATTACAACATAATGTGGGACGTTGAACACGAGATGAAAGGTACCTGATAACGATTGGCTATCATCCATGCCTTAGTCAGTATAAATCAAAGGCGCCTACTAAAGGGGACTTGGGATCGCTGCTGACCTGTCCTCTGGCTAGTCAAGGCCTCATCTGCATTCGATGAAGCTGGAGGTATACTCTACCACCGCCCCTGTAGTACACACAATCTTGCCGCTCCACCAACAGTAGCAGCTAGGTAAGTCGGTGAACTGACAAATAGTCCCCTCACATCCCAAATAGAGAGGAAAAGGTCAATCTCGAATCAATAATTTTGACCATACTCAGTCCTTGACATACGGTACCTTTTGTGTTTAAACAGAATtcagaaaaaagaatgttCAAAACCACGCAGTTTCGAGCACCCGAGGGAGTAGGCCTATGGTGAAGCCATACCAGTAAGGCTTGATGATCACGTGAAGAGTAACCACTGCAAAAATGGGATCCCCAGAGAGGAATTTCAGTAATTTTGACCCGGAACAGATTGGAAATCCAGCAGAAAACAGTCACGTGAATATGGGTGATGGGCCTCAGATTAGGATGAATTCACCAACATTCGGCTGAATAGCTAGCTATACCTAATTAAGAAGGTCTTGGCATCTTCATTTATGGGAGGAGAACTCGAGCAGCCATAAGAGTTCAAGCTCACGGGTGTTCAAAATTGTCTAGGTTCAGATGAGCGAAGTTTCAGTGCATGTTGAACTCCGGTTCCCCCCGGCGCAGGCTGTACTCTAATCCAGCCATTTGAATTATTCATTCACATACAACTGCCAGTGCGTGTGCCTTTCTGGCCCACACCGACTGCCTTCCGAATCCGGCGTAAAGACCAGTTGGATGGAGACCAATGACTCGTAAGCTAAGCGACGGCCCCAATGGATGTCAAATTCTAAGCCACACTGGAAAGGACACAACGCAGCATGGTTCACCGCCACCGAGCGCGCACCACTTTTCAGGCCCGTGAAAGCGAAAAGGGGCAGCAAGGAACACCATTTTTACTGTTTTATGATCATTAGGGCCTAAGGTAGAAATCAAAGACTCCACTGCCGTGAGAAAAAGTCACACCGCGCTGATCACCGCCATTTTATGCAGGAACGTAAGTCGACTGCTGCGCAGACCTTGTCCAAGTAAGGTACGCTATGCGGTGGCACTATGAGTATGCGGGTGTCAGAGACCATACTCTTCGAATTGCTAAACCATTCGATTGATGGGATCTCGAGCCTTATGGGCGAATGTACCGAATAGTGTGTATTTTGTAGTGTATGATGGATATAACGGATGTCAGTCAGACCTTCTGTGTCAATGAACGTACTGTAGTGCCCTGCTGGCTGGTGGCCTATCCACAGTACAAGAATTCCCACTGCAGATTCAATTTCAATACTACAAGCTACGCAGCTAGATAGATAGGTTCCGTTGGTAGCTTATAGCGTCTTGAGCAGCCTGAACCCTCGGCCCTTCGTTCTGTAATTGGGAGGACCCAAAGACATCTGCAGTTTCCCGCGACCCTGGCTGGCCTCGTGCATCACTTCAACTGACCAATGGATCTTCCGTTGATTTATCCATCTCCAAGGGACAAATTCATGTAGACAATTCCAGGGAGCTAACAACACTAGCCTTTGTAAGTTTGTTGTGGGCTTTCTGGCCGCTCTTGGCAAGGGTCTGATTCTAACGGAAGGCTTGCACAAGGAACGGACGATCCTTGATGCGCTTCCCTATTGCTTCCATCAAGATCAGCACGTTACCTAGTAGGTGGACAGCGAGCTACCTCCATGTCATCTGCACTCTATAGATGGTCCTCTTTACACTGTGACTGATGATGTCTTACGTTCTTATGCCGACTCCCGAAAGATGCATGCAGGAACACAACTCCAGCAGACACCGCCCTAACTTCAACCTTATGTAAACGGTCCACACGGGACGAGTCGGGACGGATCCtgaggaaagaaagggccGAGGCAAGGGTTACTGTTGGGAATCAAAGGTAAAGGCCATTTGTCAAAGATTTGCCAGGTGGATACAGTATTACAATCAAATTCTGACACCCGGAAGAACTTTTGGTGAGCTTTGACAGcaaatgaagagaaaatCGAGATGCCGTAAAAATAAACAGCTgacttttttgtttgtgaaaaaaaattaaaagaaaaaaaaaggggcTCCACTACATACTACGAGAGACGGAGATGGAAACAATTAATCATCAGATCCACCGAGATTGTCAGAGAGAAGTTTGAAGGataaaagggaaaaaaaaagcattgTCTATCCTCGACACAGCAGAGAATCATGACATGTGACCAGCTGATGGTCCTCGTCGGGAGAGACGTCTGACCCTTTTCGTAGAGATACGAACATATGACCTGAACAAAGTACATGTAATGGTATCGATCTGACACCTCGTGGAGCAGACCAAAAGCGATAAGCCCAAGCTACAGTACAATGTGAATACATTCCTGCTCTGGTTGTTGGCATGCTGCAGTAGCGGCACGTTAGTCTAAGATCAACAGATGATAGATTTTTTGTTTAGATCTCCTGCAGGGCTTCGACGGCTCCACCAGTCGAACATTCCACCCCGTATCCCCGACGGAGCACAAGGAGGTGTCCGCCGTCGATGGACTCGAGGAGACTCGAGAAACGGGACGAATGCCACCTTAAGTCAGGCGCTAAGCCCGACACAGTCAGACCCACTAGGCACGTCCGCTTGGTTGGAGGTCGCACGATCACTGCATTGGTGACCTAAACCGGGGGTTCCACCAccgaaaaaggaaatgaatAATGTGAGCCTGCGAGGGGCCGGTGCTCCAGATCGAACAGTATACGGGAAGTACTGCGGACATGAGAAGGACTGGCCGTGACACGTCTCATACACCTGAAGGCAAAACTTACGAGACAAGTCGTCGTCACCAGTCGACGAACCCTGTACTGCGGAAATACCGGAAGTCGGGATCTGGTCCACTCGAGAGAGGTATCCCCGGTCCAATCGAACCATAGCGCTTGGTCAACTCTGGCACTCTGCAAACGCCAGGGCCCACCGTGCGAGGCCGATCCCTCCAAGAGAGTCTCGAAGGCTGGCCCGGAGGCATACCTGCCCAATACAGGTAATTTTACGGTGCCTTCCGTCGGTTTGCAAATCATGGCCGCCTAGGATTACCCACGAAATACCGAAAGGGTACCCAAAGAGTGACTCCCCCAAGCCCCAATCATTCAAGAACACGCCTCTTATCATCCCGTCATCCGCTGagatcaccaccacctttCCTTATCTTTCCCTCTACGTCTTCTCGATCTTAGATTTCCTACTACTACAACTGCAGCACGAGTCATTATACAACCTACTGCAACTGGAGTATATCCTCTCCAcctccctccatctccactttGAACGATCGGCAATCTTATTCCTCTTCCGACCTCCTTGTCACAACCGTTACATTTttttctcgctctctctgACTCTCACACACTTCTCCTCACTTCTCCCGCATCCCCCGTTGAACTCACATTCCTCACAACGATCTATACGTGCTCCCCACCCGATATCCACCGCCACGGAGTCTCCGATGATCAGCATTGTGGTTGATTGATACCTCATAGTATAACTCCCCGACACCTACGCCGGGAGACATCTCTGTTCAGCCATTTCACCCACTTATGTATCTCGCTCAAACGCTCGATCAAAGTGCCTCCTCCGGCCTCGCCTTTTTCTGAGACGCCCGCTCCTCCATCTGACTTGCAATCCGTCAAAATGATGGTCCCACGGGCGTTCATGTTCACTTCCGCTCCGCCCAAAAAGGCACTTGGTGCTTTGGATATCAGAGAGCATGCGTTGCTATTGGGCTTGAACGAGCCAGACTCGGAGTTGATCAAACGCCTGGAGTGTCAGAATACAGAGCCACCCACGGTGACAACGCCGATGGTGATCCCACCCAAGCGAGGGTTGCGCACCCCGGTTCATCGAGACCCCCGCTCGCGGACCACGTCCAAAGCGGCGACCTCATCCCGCCggtcttcatcctcatcgtcggcgaATGACCGACCATTGCCGCGGTCTGTGGCATCCATGTTGGACGCAACAGCAATTCCTGTGCCACGCCGGTCGTGGTCCACTCGGCGGCCCAAGAAACTTCCGCGAAGAAACCATGTGGAGGAGTTCAGCCGTATGATGCAGGAGGGGATCAGATCTAGAGAAGATGATCTTATGAGTGGTGCGGGCAACTCCCCGTTGGATATTCTGCTGAGTCCGCCTGATGATGAATGCGAAAAGTTCGCTCTCTGCGCTGATTCGGAGACGGAGTCCCCCTTTTCCGTGCGATCTACATCAAGTGATTCCACGCCCTCGCTGGTGCCTGACCTGGGCTCTCCCCTCAGTTCTCCTCAACCGCCCACTCCGGGTAGTCAAAGAAGCACGCCCGAGAGGCGCACGTTGCGATATTCTCCTGGCGAGGACTGTGCGCTCGATCACCCCCTTCTTGAAACCCCCTGGGAGGAATGCGAGGCGCTCGTCTTGGAAAGCCACCTTGAGTCACCGGTCCCGGAGACCGTTACTCCATCCAAACCAAGTTCCTCTGGTCGAGCGTTCCCAAGCTTGAAGTCATCCTTCAAATCCAACCTGACGGCTTCCCTACGGGCCATCAAATCTGCCGCTCAGTCGGTGTCGACTTTTGCGACGCCATCTGTACAGCCAGAGGATTTTTTGACGCGATCGCTCTTTACGATTACTCCCGAAATGACTGATGACCGCCGTCCTCCACCCATGCAACAGCCGCCGTCTCCGGCTCTACGTCGCTATCTTAATCCAACCCCGATCTCCCCGGCCGAGATGTGCGTGTACCACGACCAGCCTCACGATTCCGCCGCTCCCAGTAGCAATTGCGCCGTCTCCATTCAGATGCAGACCTACCGTCGCTCTCGCGGACGGGGCAATCGACGCAACAACTTCCATGTGGTCGCGCCCAAACATCGGGACCAATACCATGTATATGATCCTGAGGTGCCGCCCATGTCGCGACAACGCGAACCCCGCGAAAATTGCGATTTCCTGCGCATGGTGGTACTTGAGATGAACATGCGTCGAAGTGGCAAATTGCGAGAGGATATTCCCCCGCGGGCGCGCATCATGCTTCCCCCCCGCAAGAGCAACTCCCACCGGGTATCTGGCGATTATGAAGATAGTGACGACAACAACACTGTCCCTAGCCGATGGGTGGGTATATCGGCATAAACCTGTGGCTTGGTCCTATGCCATTTTACGGCTAGATTTCGAGCCTTCGCGCTAGACGCGATCCCACGTTCACCTTCTCCGTGtatatttttcttctcacgATGCCTTTTCTTATTCGTCTCCTGTTTTATTCTTCCCACGCTAGCGAGGCGTTGCATTCTCTGCATGTGTCCCGGTCGATCCGGTTTCACAAACATTCcttgttgctttttttttcctttgcaTACTCTCATACCCCCTTCTGTTTTCGTCCATTGGGCTCCAGATGGCGCTCTACCATTTATCAAATTATCTTACGAGGGCGATATCAATACCATATCATACTACGCAATGTCTCTGCATTTAAACCAGGTTTTCTTTTCGGGCGGTGGAAAAGATGTCCCTTGTCTACTTGTGCCCTGTAACCcaaatgttttttttttcaaagaaaaagttgCACGACAGCTGCTTGACGCACTATCGCGGGGGGCCCGAGTTTCGACAGAGGGTTTTGCCCCGCTGCATCGTGATATCATTCCCCCGCAGCCCATGAGATCACCCGTGGATGCTCTCACTCCCACTCTACCGCCAAGCCTCAGCCCGAGTCCTGCCCAATATCCGGCTGGCCTTCTTCAGTGCAGATGTGCGCATGCCCGAGAAAGTGTGCAACTGTTGACCGACGTGTTTTGGGTGGCGTTGGTTCATGGCTGTTGCTTGTCATTCCAGCATGGGGACCCCAAGACACGATTCTGGATCACGATGGACTCTGGTTAGCCGTAGGAACCGCCCGATCCTAGGAAGCATCTCTTGATCATTGGGTCCTTGTCTTATCGGTCTCGAAATAAGATTCTCCCATGACGAGCGCATTCGGTCACACTTTCTATTCACGATCTCACGTTCTCCGTCTGCACGTGTGCACTTGGATCTCAGCTGGGGCGCGTTTCGAGGTCGGGTTGGACAAGGCTTTGTCTGTTTCGATTCGATCTCGGTATTATAATTATTGTCTTTATGGGGCGACCTTTCGGTCACCTAGGATGTCATGTGCTGGTTATGTCCGATCAGTTCTATCAGGTCGATGTTGCCAACACgataatattaataataacgataatacTCTACGCTGAAACTGTCAGAATGTTCCCAATgcaaaaaatggaaaagaaaaaacatGGTTAATCTCCGCTACCCTCCTTTCCCCAGTTCGGCATGACTAAACGAGAAATCAAAGGGATCCAAATCAAAATACTTCCCGAACTAGTCCCTACTCCCCAAGTCGCCATGATCAGTCCTCGGATTCGTTGCATGAAATTCCTTATCACACtcacacacatacacaccttcttcccttttaATTTCTGTCCTCCCTCGGTCACTCGTCTGACGGCACGTGCCGCCGAACCGCACGGATTTCCGACGGAAATGTCCAGTTCAGCCTCGAGTTTCCTTGTCGGACTGGTTGGAAATCAAGGCAAAGGCCCggcctccctctccttccccctttaaacccccccctccaagtGCGCATGTTGCACTATCTTCTCCTGCAGAGGATCCAGGAGGATTTAGGTACTTTTGAGACAGGAGCTGGAGCTGCCTGGTAAAAAGGATCTtcggggagaaggggaggcGGGCGTGGACCTGCTAGGGTAGGTGCTACAGATGGACATGACCTCCAACACCTATTATTAGGATTAGTAATTCAATGGTGGACCTCCCGGCTGTCAACGTATTGTATGCTGTTGTATACTTGGTTTTTAtccttttttatttctttccTAGTTGTTGGGTAGGTTTGaaattctttctctctttggtATTTTTTGTGGTAGGATGTGTGGTTTGGTTGAAATGCAGTATTGTTGGTGAGGCAAT
This genomic interval carries:
- a CDS encoding Nitrogen assimilation transcription factor nirA; the protein is MAAEPSAPKRRCVSTACIACRRRKSKCDGNLPSCAACSSVYHTPCIYDPNSDHRRKGVYKKDTDTLRTRHTTLQTLVQALLNYEEEDAFDLVRQIRSCDDLEEVAKSVVAGERGLQPAGPAASAEETERQLTEEEYFAGDQFEHELSGKMSQLVLDGTRRLIGGTSNLIFLPAGSEFDEFKSMDNSSVSNNTRTVRQWTRVTDDDSLISHLLTMYFTWHYPFFTLLAKDMFYRDYVHGVSSPYCSPLLVNAMLALGCHFSSWSGALADPLNPNTAGDHFFKEAKRLILENDEHENAKLCTVQAFALMSVREAGCGREGRGWVYSGLSFRMALDLGLNVDASSMGPDSLSEEEVDARRITYWGCHLVDKCWSNYLGRQPQLSASNTSVSKFEVLPGEETELWSPYTDAGVVQDHTQPSRTRAVAFHISKLCEISSDLLVFFYHPAELEKTQQKQLELKRLSDVHTRLEAWKKELPKEMEPKEGQLPQVLVMHMFNQLLFIHLYRPFLKYSRANTPLPSHVSPRKICTQAASAISKLLRMYKRTYGLRQICNIVVYIAHTACTIHLLNLPQKNAQRDIIHGLRNLEEMAEGWPCARRTLRILDLSALKWQVNLPSEATAILWRSHNKWGSWGSWDHSASPTASDDSQMVHFNLKSAVTTPSQSSPPPRARPIPSAAASNSTAKINFNLLASSIELIGDTRHTEAPPQFSRPLPSAAGQFSGIVSHESRDLRPSMNSQSSLTGPSSMRHAEPGWFDAVTPLLSSQTAPQPDTSYSDTASSGVVEGSQPVVNTGQEWWSRDSFGLETWPGLWNVGTANPSPNAPYEGDQSYPLATAQPPATSFPPPHQAQLTVPVPPGSRTLGSQVSSTINDEPWE